TCTGAATCATGTAAAATATGGAAGATATGGACATGGACCTGGATGGCACCAACATCTCAATAAAAGATGAGATATCGATTTCCAGACCTCAAGTTGTATTACCCTCCCAAAATATATATCAATTGACCTTGGATTCATCAACATCCATCTAAACCATCAAAAATCAAAGAAATGGCCATGAGCCATCAATCACACCAACATCTCAATAAAGAGATGATGTAGTCGAGTTCGATACCTCAAGTTGTATTCACttttcaaaaaattgaaaaaacaaaaaagaagaaaaagaaacgaATCGAAATATGAGCGACATTATTAATTGAATCTATCGAAATATTTCGGTTGAGGTTTGGTCGGTGTTTTTCTAGTGAATGATTGCACGTTCATGAGCAGGACAAATCTTGCTACATAATTATATCTCCTAAGAATGTGTTCCTTTTTTGTTCTTTATGATACACATTAATTAAGTTATCCTCGACTAGGGGTGGGGCCAGCCAGCTTGAATACAAAAACAAACGAGTTTGAAAAAgtatttttattaaacaaaactAAGTAAAGACGTTTTGAGATaaatgaaattttgaaagaaaagtTGCAGTAGATCAAAAGCTGATCCCTACCAAGAAATTATATCTGCCTCAACATTGTATTGCAgtgtatattatatttttatcctTTGCTTGCTCTTCTTTTTCATACTGAAGAGCATTGAAACAAAATGGAAATTGCTGCCAATATGGGCCACAACTATCATATTTTGGACAATCTACGCACAGATGATCACCTTCTCAGTTCAACAAGCATTCACCATGAATCGATCAATTGGCCATTTTCAGATTCCAGCAGGCTCACTCACTGTCTTCTTTGTGGCTGATATTGATGACATTGGCAGTTTATGATAGAATAATCATGCCACTTTGGAAGAAATGGAAAGGGAAACAAGGTACTATTTTCTTGATCACTGGCTTGACTTTGTCCACGTTGTATGTATTTTTCTTGGCGTTTACAAGGTCTGTTGAAAATATGATTTGAAAGTGGTGCCTCCAGTCATTTATATTTCAGTTCCAAATAATCCTGCCCAAATTGTTGGGTTAAGTTAATGTAAATCACACAATGATACAAGTTTTCACCTCGGTTGCAGGTTTCTCCAGCCTACAGAAAATCACTATAGGACTAGTTCTCTCCACAATAGGAACGATGGCTGCAGCTCTTACAGAGATGAAGAGGCTATCAGTTGTAAAGGCTGTCTCGGACCGACCCTCCTCGGATCTTCCTATAAGTGTATTCCTTCTGATTCCACAGTTTTTTCTAGTGGGATCTGTGGAGGCGTTCATAGATACAGGGCAGCTGGATTTCTTCATCACACAATCTCCCAAAGGAATGAAAACAACGAGCACTGGTCTCTTCTTGGCAACTCTTTCGCTTGGTTTTCTTGTAACCAGTTTCTTGGTGACAGGAGCCAATGGTGGCCAAGGATTGCTTGCAGATGATATGAATGAGGCGTCTCGATTGCTTCTATGGGCTTCTGGCTGTCTTGGGGTTTATAAATCTTGGGATATATCTAATATGTGCTGCGTGGTATAAACCACAGAAAGCTAAACCCGCTATGCAGATTGAGATAGCGCATAGTGGTGATGACAAGTGTTGACCGTACGTAGGAGATGTTTTTTTGGGTTTTGAACAAGGAAATTAATCCAACTGATCAATGTATTAATCAATGTATGAAATTATACGTAACGAAATCAGTTTTTGAGTGCATTCATGGTTGCAAATTTGTCATATTTGATTATTTTCTACTACGATGTTTCTATACATACACTTCACAACTCAAAATTGGGATAAAATAGATATGATAGTTACgcaatataatatttttctcaattaaaaaatctaaaactttttccaatcaTTATTCACTCTATTTTAAAAATGTACACATACAATTTCCCAACGTGATAAATCATGTCATAAAAGAATCAAGCACCTTACATATCTCTTCAGCCTGTGGATGTGACAGATCACCAGCATGGAACTCTTCGACCATTCCATGAACTTCAATCAAACTGCAGCCAGATTTTTTATTTGCTGGTCTCTCATCGATTAACTTCCTAATGCTCTTTGCTTCGGCCTCCCAACCAGCTTCCTTGTACATATTATAGGCAAGAACACGAATCCCATAGTCAATCTCTCCTCCATCAGCTATCTTTTTCCATACTCTATCACCAATTTCAATGTTCCCATAATTCCTACACGCCCCTAGCAGAGCTCCCCATATATTAGCATCCCTTTCACCGATATCACACATTATCTCATCAACATATATCTCAGCTTCCTCTAACTTACCAGACCTCGCCAAAAGATCGACAATACAAGCATAATGCTCGATTCTgggcttaatttcatagacgcTATCCATCTTTTTGAACAAAGACAAGCCTTTTTCGACCAATTTTGCATGACTACAAGCTGTAAGAACAACAACAAAAGTAGCCTCAGTTGGCTGAGCCCCATATGTGATCATGCTATCAAGCAATTCTAGAGATTTCATTTCAACTCCATTCATTGCCGCACATGATATAATAGCATTCCAAACTCCACTATCCTTGTTACGAATACCATTAAAAACCGTGAAAGCCAACTCCAAAGCACCACATTTTGAGTACATGTCAACCAGCGCCGTGGCTATGATTGGATTCAAAGAGTATTTGCAGCGCTTAGCATAAGAGTGTATCCATAAGCCTTGTGCCAGTGCACCAAGATGAGCACAAGCAGTGAGAGCACTCACAATAATCGACTGATTGGGCTTCAAACCCATGTCTTCCATGTTTCTATACAAAGAAATCACTTCCTTAAAATCACTAACCCTCGAATATGCTGCCATTAACGCACTCCAGGATACCACATTCCTTTCCGGCATTTCATCGAAATACTCCCTTGCCTTTTCCACGTTC
The Primulina eburnea isolate SZY01 chromosome 5, ASM2296580v1, whole genome shotgun sequence genome window above contains:
- the LOC140832272 gene encoding pentatricopeptide repeat-containing protein At5g66520-like, which gives rise to MIEANWITCTSLLVEKCRTLSQLKQIHANLLKLNVSQIPAAIAPLVSFTVASCNPVFFSHARAVFQNLRHRSTFLYNTMIRGYVQSNLPIFAILCYKDMLRDGLIKNNYTFTPLMKACSMILGDVRCMGLLTHAHVLKLGFCCDLFVVSALIEFYALKHDMGRAHMLFDEMPVKDVVLWTAMIDGYGKMGNVEKAREYFDEMPERNVVSWSALMAAYSRVSDFKEVISLYRNMEDMGLKPNQSIIVSALTACAHLGALAQGLWIHSYAKRCKYSLNPIIATALVDMYSKCGALELAFTVFNGIRNKDSGVWNAIISCAAMNGVEMKSLELLDSMITYGAQPTEATFVVVLTACSHAKLVEKGLSLFKKMDSVYEIKPRIEHYACIVDLLARSGKLEEAEIYVDEIMCDIGERDANIWGALLGACRNYGNIEIGDRVWKKIADGGEIDYGIRVLAYNMYKEAGWEAEAKSIRKLIDERPANKKSGCSLIEVHGMVEEFHAGDLSHPQAEEIFGLISLFKTQKNISYVRSTLVITTMRYLNLHSGFSFLWFIPRSTY